A single region of the Gossypium arboreum isolate Shixiya-1 chromosome 12, ASM2569848v2, whole genome shotgun sequence genome encodes:
- the LOC108477277 gene encoding uncharacterized protein LOC108477277, whose product MEKAPVTRQNSDEIDKFLDGAASFADMMFGFIDESNDSEENLRDFVVDDEVANNDEDPSEIEQRKIFWEAQEKLLQATLYRTTSLESRIRQATKEALREIDAVGVQCTCRRPADGGCRNCLQRELSIRLQSVDFDCYICNSKWRSSPEIPSGEHTYLEVVDKSKAKKREVRVVIELNFRAEFEMARASKDYNKLIAVLPELLVGKAERFKALTKILCLAAKKCMKEKKMHLAPWRKYKYMQAKWLGTYERRTPAPLAVGYSDRQQKPKASMLTSDLRENLPALHYTAAEVVW is encoded by the exons ATGGAAAAGGCGCCAGTGACGCGACAGAACTCCGATGAAATCGACAAGTTCCTTGACGGAGCGGCCAGCTTTGCAGATATGATGTTTGGGTTCATCGACGAAAGCAATGATTCCGAGGAAAATTTAAGGGACTTTGTTGTCGATGACGAGGTTGCTAACAATGATGAAGATCCTAGTGAGATCGAACAGAGGAAAATTTTCTGGGAAGCCCAAGAAAAGCTTCTTCAG GCAACATTGTACCGAACGACTTCTCTAGAATCAAGAATTCGACAAGCTACAAAAGAAGCATTGAGGGAAATAGATGCAGTGGGAGTGCAATGCACTTGCCGGAGACCGGCGGACGGAGGATGCCGGAACTGTTTGCAAAGGGAACTATCGATTCGTCTCCAAAGCGTAGATTTTGATTGTTACATATGCAATTCTAAGTGGAGGAGCTCCCCCGAGATTCCGTCGGGGGAGCACACGTATTTAGAAGTGGTAGACAAATCAAAGGCCAAAAAGCGGGAGGTGAGGGTGGTGATCGAGTTGAATTTCAGGGCCGAATTCGAAATGGCGAGGGCAAGCAAAGATTACAACAAGCTAATCGCTGTGCTACCGGAACTATTGGTGGGCAAAGCAGAGAGGTTCAAAGCACTGACCAAGATACTATGCTTGGCAGCCAAAAAATGCATGAAAGAGAAAAAGATGCACTTGGCTCCATGGAGGAAGTACAAGTACATGCAAGCCAAGTGGCTGGGAACATATGAGAGAAGAACGCCAGCACCCTTGGCCGTCGGATATTCAGACCGGCAGCAAAAGCCCAAGGCTTCCATGTTAACTTCTGATCTGCGTGAGAATTTGCCTGCCTTGCATTACACTGCTGCTGAAGTCGTGTGGTGA